CGTCATTTTTTCCGACATTTGAGCGCCCGTCTCTTTTGCTGCCGTCAAATAGTGCTCGATGGCGCACGTCAGGCCAAGAATGCCTTCTTTGCCGACTTTCATGGCACGGCCAATGCCGTTGGTTTGCAACTTCACCCACTCGACATACTGCTGTTTGCCAATCACCAGGCCGCTGGTTGGCCCTTCAATCGCTTTACCACCGCTGTAAATCACCAGATCCGCACCGGCACGGTAGTAACACTGCAAATCTTCTTCCGCCGCCGCATCAACAATTAATGGCAGGTTATGTTTGCGCGCCACGACGGCGGCCTGCTCAACGCTGAGCATACTTTTCTGAACCGAGTGGTGCGATTTGATATACAAAATGGCGGCAGTGCGTGGGGAAATAGCCGCAGCCAGTTGATCGGCAGAGCATTCATTGGCGTAACCGGCTTCAACCGGTTTACCGCCGCCGAGATAAACCATGGTGCTGACTGGTGCGCCGAAGTTCACGTTGTGGCCTTTTGGCAGCACAATTTCGTTGTTTTCAAGCGGGGTGCCATGCAGGTTTTCAATCAGCCAGGCGTTATCTTTGACTAACACCGCCGCCACAGATTGGGCGATACCCGCTGAGGCGCAAGACACCACGGTCGCCGCTTCAACATCGAGCAATTTTGCGATGTATTCCCCAGTTTTGTTCACCAGGTCTTTCATTTCAAAGTAATGATTCATACCGGTGGCAACGGCTTCAACCACTTCAGCACGCGGAGTAGAAACGCCCAGCGCAGTCATGCGGCCAGATGCGTTAATGACTTGTTTTAAATTATATTTTTCATAGATTGAAGGCATGTTCTTCTTTTCCTTGTTCGGTAGCAAACCACTTCCCGGCACGAACCGCAGCGAGTGCAACCAGTAACTGTTCGCCCTGGAGAGTCTGACTTTCTGAGTCGGTAAATACCGTCGGCTGGCGGCGTAAGGCAAAAATAGTTAAGTCGCCATCCAGACCCACAGACAAACGCCCTTTGTTTGCAAGGCGCAGGTCTTCGGCAGCATGAGCGGTAACACAATCAATAACTTGTGGAACAGACATGCCGATAGAAAGGAATTTAGACATCACCATCCCGAGGCTATGCACCGGGCCGTTAATGCGGTTGCGACAATAAATATCGGAGCTGATGGTGTGCGGCAAAATGCCTTTGCTGATAGCGATTTTCGCCACCTCAAAGCTAAAACTTGCCGTGCCGTGACCCACATCGAGGCGCACACCCCGCGCAATCGCTTTAGAAATCGAGGCCCGCAGTTCACCCGCAGGCGTCAGAATGCGGTTGGGC
The nucleotide sequence above comes from Buttiauxella selenatireducens. Encoded proteins:
- a CDS encoding DgaE family pyridoxal phosphate-dependent ammonia lyase, which gives rise to MPSIYEKYNLKQVINASGRMTALGVSTPRAEVVEAVATGMNHYFEMKDLVNKTGEYIAKLLDVEAATVVSCASAGIAQSVAAVLVKDNAWLIENLHGTPLENNEIVLPKGHNVNFGAPVSTMVYLGGGKPVEAGYANECSADQLAAAISPRTAAILYIKSHHSVQKSMLSVEQAAVVARKHNLPLIVDAAAEEDLQCYYRAGADLVIYSGGKAIEGPTSGLVIGKQQYVEWVKLQTNGIGRAMKVGKEGILGLTCAIEHYLTAAKETGAQMSEKMTPFIDNLNTLNGINARVVWDAAGRDIARTEIKFDEAVIGTSTVELVSALKQGEYAIFFRGYKANEGIIEADVRSVSPQQLEIIYHCIKALVSKEKQA